One Clostridium estertheticum DNA segment encodes these proteins:
- a CDS encoding YajQ family cyclic di-GMP-binding protein has translation MAAAHSFDIVSDVDLQEVDNAINQALKEIKQRYDFKNTITEINLVKEDIKIISDDDFKLKSVIEVLVSKLIKRGISGKALDLGKQEPATLGSARQTAKIVKGISTEKAKKIIAEIKASKIKVQAQIMDNQLRITGKDLDDLQEVMTLVKSKDFDIALQFTNYR, from the coding sequence ATGGCAGCTGCACATTCGTTTGACATAGTATCAGATGTAGATTTACAAGAGGTAGACAATGCAATAAATCAGGCATTGAAAGAGATCAAACAAAGATATGATTTTAAAAACACTATTACTGAGATCAACCTAGTGAAAGAAGATATTAAAATAATATCTGATGATGACTTTAAATTGAAATCGGTTATAGAAGTTCTTGTAAGTAAATTAATTAAAAGAGGTATATCTGGAAAAGCATTAGATCTAGGCAAGCAAGAACCTGCTACCTTAGGTTCTGCAAGACAAACCGCTAAAATTGTAAAAGGTATTTCTACAGAAAAAGCAAAAAAAATAATTGCAGAGATTAAAGCTAGTAAAATTAAAGTTCAAGCTCAAATTATGGATAACCAACTAAGGATTACTGGTAAGGACCTTGATGATTTGCAAGAAGTAATGACACTTGTAAAATCAAAAGATTTTGATATTGCACTGCAGTTCACAAATTATAGGTAG
- a CDS encoding AbrB/MazE/SpoVT family DNA-binding domain-containing protein: MKSTGIVRKVDELGRIVIPIELRRTLDIDIKDALEIYVDGEQIILKKYEPACIFCQNARDVVNYKGKNICKDCLAELGSGK, from the coding sequence ATGAAATCAACAGGTATAGTAAGAAAAGTGGACGAACTTGGAAGAATTGTTATTCCTATAGAATTAAGAAGGACTTTGGATATAGATATCAAAGATGCTTTAGAAATCTATGTAGATGGTGAACAAATCATCCTTAAAAAATATGAGCCAGCTTGTATTTTCTGTCAAAACGCAAGAGACGTTGTAAACTACAAAGGTAAGAATATTTGTAAAGATTGCCTAGCTGAGTTAGGTTCAGGCAAATAA